A stretch of the Bordetella genomosp. 8 genome encodes the following:
- the rsgA gene encoding ribosome small subunit-dependent GTPase A produces the protein MADGTSRQCYPRGKKAGAAVGDRVRIAPQGRDEGAIEEILPRSNLLYRSDDMRAKQFAANVDKLFIVVAVVPTFSDDLAGRALAGAWSAGIAPRIVLNKVDLQAGLAEARARLAPLARLGVPVLEVSALDADATRRTLYPEMAGHVSLLLGQSGMGKSTLLNDLIPGANAATREHSAALDMGRHTTTSTRLYHLPEGGDLIDSPGFQAFGLQHLTREDIERGFPEFAPYAAQCRFYNCTHQHEPGCGVLQALEQGRIDPSRHALYLRILHENAAAPRY, from the coding sequence ATGGCAGACGGCACGTCGCGGCAATGCTACCCGCGCGGAAAGAAGGCCGGGGCGGCGGTCGGCGATCGCGTCCGCATTGCGCCGCAGGGCCGGGACGAAGGTGCCATCGAGGAAATCCTGCCGCGCAGCAACCTGCTCTACCGGTCAGACGACATGCGGGCCAAGCAGTTCGCCGCCAACGTCGACAAGCTGTTCATCGTCGTCGCCGTCGTGCCCACGTTTTCGGACGACCTGGCCGGCCGCGCGCTGGCGGGCGCCTGGAGCGCCGGCATCGCCCCCCGGATCGTGCTGAACAAAGTCGACCTGCAGGCAGGGCTGGCGGAAGCCAGGGCGCGCCTGGCGCCGCTGGCGCGGCTGGGCGTGCCTGTGCTGGAGGTCAGCGCCCTGGACGCCGATGCCACCCGACGCACGCTATACCCGGAGATGGCCGGCCACGTCAGCCTGCTGCTGGGCCAGAGCGGCATGGGCAAGTCAACCCTGCTCAATGACCTGATACCCGGCGCCAATGCAGCCACGCGTGAGCATTCCGCCGCGCTGGACATGGGGCGCCACACCACCACCAGTACGCGCCTGTATCACTTGCCGGAGGGTGGCGACCTGATCGATTCGCCGGGCTTCCAGGCCTTTGGCCTGCAACACCTGACGCGTGAGGATATCGAGCGTGGCTTCCCTGAATTCGCGCCGTATGCGGCGCAATGCCGGTTCTACAACTGCACCCATCAGCATGAGCCGGGCTGCGGGGTCCTGCAGGCCCTGGAGCAAGGCCGGATCGATCCGTCGCGCCATGCGCTGTATCTGCGCATCCTGCACGAGAACGCCGCGGCGCCCCGCTACTGA
- the cysD gene encoding sulfate adenylyltransferase subunit CysD — protein sequence MSTVHTRSHLDWLESEAIFILREVAAECEKPVLLFSGGKDSCVLLRLAEKAFRPARFPFPLMHIDTGHNFPEVIQFRDARAAELGETLVVRSVEDSIARGSVVLRKETDSRNAAQAVTLLEAIAEFGFDACIGGARRDEEKARAKERIFSFRDEFGQWDPKSQRPEVWSLYNTRVHRGENMRVFPISNWTELDVWQYIARENLALPSIYYAHRREVVRRRGLLVPITPLTPAQADEQVETLSVRFRTVGDISCTCPVASDAADNQAIIAETALSDITERGATRMDDQTSEASMERRKKEGYF from the coding sequence ATGTCCACCGTTCACACACGCAGCCATCTGGATTGGCTGGAGTCCGAAGCCATTTTCATCCTGCGCGAGGTCGCGGCCGAGTGCGAAAAGCCGGTGCTGCTGTTTTCCGGCGGCAAGGATTCCTGCGTGCTGCTGCGATTGGCGGAAAAAGCCTTCCGTCCGGCCCGCTTCCCGTTCCCGCTCATGCACATCGATACGGGACACAATTTCCCGGAAGTCATCCAGTTCCGTGACGCGCGCGCGGCCGAGCTGGGCGAAACCCTGGTCGTGCGCAGCGTGGAAGATTCGATCGCGCGCGGGTCGGTGGTGCTGCGCAAGGAAACCGATTCGCGCAATGCAGCCCAGGCGGTGACGCTGCTGGAGGCCATCGCGGAATTCGGTTTCGACGCCTGCATCGGTGGCGCCCGGCGCGACGAGGAAAAAGCCCGCGCCAAGGAGCGCATTTTTTCCTTCCGCGACGAGTTCGGCCAATGGGATCCCAAGAGCCAGCGCCCCGAGGTCTGGAGCCTGTACAACACCCGCGTGCATCGCGGCGAAAACATGCGCGTGTTCCCGATTTCCAACTGGACCGAGCTGGACGTGTGGCAGTACATCGCGCGGGAAAACCTGGCGCTGCCGTCCATCTACTACGCCCATCGGCGCGAAGTGGTGCGGCGGCGCGGCCTGCTGGTGCCGATCACGCCGCTGACCCCGGCGCAGGCGGACGAACAGGTGGAGACGCTGTCGGTCCGCTTCCGTACCGTGGGCGATATTTCCTGCACCTGCCCGGTGGCGTCCGATGCGGCCGATAACCAGGCCATCATCGCCGAGACCGCGCTCAGCGATATCACCGAGCGCGGCGCCACCCGCATGGACGACCAGACTTCCGAGGCATCGATGGAGCGCCGCAAGAAGGAAGGCTATTTCTGA
- the cysT gene encoding sulfate ABC transporter permease subunit CysT, which produces MALSVASRGRRASPARRGARTPPVLPGLKLTLGLALAYLGVLVLLPLAALVIKAAGLSWEAFVSAVTSPRVLAAYRVTFGASLVAAVVNLLFGLLVAWVLVRYRFPGKRLLDALVDLPFALPTAVAGIALAALLGPHGWIGGLLAPLGIKIAYTPAGIVVALIFIGIPFVVRTVQPVLEDLEASLEEAASSLGATPVQIFIRVILPTVMPALLTGFAMAFARAIGEYGSVIFIAGNMPMVSEIAPLLILVKLEQFDYAGAAAIGAVLLGLSFAMLLAINGLQAWRRLAHGGRP; this is translated from the coding sequence ATGGCCCTGTCCGTGGCCAGTCGCGGCCGGCGCGCCTCGCCGGCGCGGCGTGGCGCGCGCACGCCGCCCGTGCTGCCGGGGTTGAAGCTGACCCTGGGCCTGGCGCTGGCCTATCTTGGCGTGCTGGTGCTGCTGCCGCTGGCGGCCCTGGTCATCAAGGCCGCCGGGTTGAGCTGGGAAGCCTTTGTCAGCGCGGTCACGTCGCCGCGCGTGCTGGCGGCGTATCGCGTCACATTCGGCGCGTCGTTGGTCGCCGCCGTGGTCAATCTGCTGTTCGGCCTGCTGGTGGCCTGGGTGCTGGTGCGCTATCGCTTCCCGGGCAAGCGGCTGCTGGATGCGCTGGTCGACCTGCCTTTCGCGCTGCCCACCGCGGTCGCGGGTATCGCGCTGGCCGCGCTGCTCGGTCCGCACGGCTGGATCGGCGGCCTGCTGGCGCCACTGGGCATCAAGATCGCCTATACGCCGGCGGGCATCGTCGTTGCGTTGATTTTCATCGGCATTCCTTTCGTCGTCCGTACGGTGCAGCCGGTGCTGGAAGACCTGGAGGCCTCGCTGGAGGAAGCGGCTTCCAGCCTGGGCGCCACGCCCGTGCAGATTTTCATCCGCGTGATCCTGCCCACCGTCATGCCGGCGCTGCTGACCGGTTTCGCGATGGCTTTCGCGCGCGCGATCGGCGAGTATGGCTCGGTGATCTTCATCGCCGGCAATATGCCCATGGTGTCGGAGATCGCGCCCCTGCTGATACTCGTCAAGCTGGAGCAGTTCGACTATGCCGGCGCCGCGGCGATCGGCGCGGTCCTGCTGGGCCTGTCGTTCGCCATGCTGCTGGCCATCAATGGATTGCAGGCCTGGCGGCGCCTCGCGCATGGAGGACGGCCATGA
- a CDS encoding sulfate/molybdate ABC transporter ATP-binding protein, whose translation MDIEIKSVNKRFGNFQALRDVDLHIDSGELVALLGPSGCGKTTLLRIIAGLETPDSGSIYFFGEDSTGVHVRERQVGFVFQHYALFRHMTVFENVAFGLRIKPRGQRPGEAAIKEKVHALLNLVQLDWLADRYPGQLSGGQRQRIALARALAVEPRVLLLDEPFGALDAKVRKELRRWLRRLHDELHVASVFVTHDQEEALEVADRVVVMNAGRIEQVGTPRDVWTHPATPFVYGFLGDVNQIDGYAAGGLWRANGVSLPAPAFDGTDEQRAVAYVRPHELDILPYAPTGEGMAVKLNHAYLAGPSAFLELQREDGALLEAQLSEEEYHGLDLREGAMLLARPRRGRIFPASR comes from the coding sequence ATGGATATCGAAATCAAATCGGTCAACAAGCGCTTCGGCAACTTCCAGGCCTTGCGCGACGTCGACCTGCACATCGACTCGGGTGAACTGGTGGCCTTGCTGGGGCCGTCCGGCTGCGGCAAGACGACCTTGCTGCGCATCATCGCCGGGCTCGAAACGCCGGACAGCGGCAGCATCTATTTCTTCGGCGAGGACAGCACCGGCGTGCACGTGCGCGAGCGCCAGGTCGGCTTCGTGTTCCAGCATTACGCGCTGTTCCGCCATATGACGGTGTTCGAGAACGTCGCTTTCGGCCTGCGCATCAAGCCGCGCGGCCAGCGTCCCGGCGAAGCCGCCATCAAGGAAAAGGTCCATGCGCTGCTGAACCTGGTGCAGCTGGATTGGTTGGCCGACCGCTATCCCGGCCAGTTGTCCGGCGGCCAGCGCCAGCGCATCGCGCTGGCCCGCGCCCTGGCGGTGGAGCCGCGCGTACTGTTGCTGGACGAGCCCTTCGGCGCGCTGGACGCCAAGGTACGCAAGGAGTTGCGGCGCTGGCTGCGTCGCCTGCATGACGAACTGCACGTGGCCAGCGTCTTCGTCACCCACGACCAGGAAGAGGCCCTGGAAGTGGCGGACCGCGTGGTGGTGATGAACGCGGGCCGCATCGAGCAGGTCGGCACGCCCCGCGACGTCTGGACCCATCCGGCCACGCCCTTCGTCTACGGCTTCCTGGGCGACGTCAACCAGATAGACGGTTATGCGGCGGGCGGACTGTGGCGCGCCAACGGCGTTTCGCTGCCCGCGCCGGCCTTCGACGGCACGGACGAACAGCGCGCCGTGGCCTATGTGCGCCCGCACGAGCTGGACATCCTGCCTTACGCCCCGACCGGCGAGGGCATGGCCGTCAAGCTCAATCACGCCTATCTGGCCGGCCCCAGCGCGTTCCTGGAGCTCCAGCGCGAAGACGGCGCATTGCTGGAAGCCCAATTGTCCGAAGAGGAATACCACGGCCTGGACTTGCGCGAAGGCGCGATGCTGCTGGCCCGTCCCCGCCGTGGCCGTATCTTTCCCGCCAGCAGGTAG
- the rplS gene encoding 50S ribosomal protein L19 has translation MNLIAVLEQEEITRLTADKTLPSFAPGDTVVVNVNVVEGTRKRVQAFEGVVIAKRNRGLNSAFIVRKISSGQAVERTFQLYSPQIASIEVKRRGDVRRAKLYYLRDRSGKSARIKEKLVSRQAAAQSAQAAESAAS, from the coding sequence ATGAACCTTATCGCTGTCCTGGAACAGGAAGAGATCACCCGCCTGACCGCCGACAAGACGCTGCCGTCTTTCGCCCCGGGCGACACCGTGGTCGTCAACGTCAACGTTGTCGAAGGCACCCGCAAGCGTGTGCAGGCCTTCGAAGGCGTCGTGATCGCCAAGCGCAACCGCGGCCTGAACTCGGCCTTCATCGTTCGCAAGATCTCGTCCGGCCAAGCCGTGGAACGTACGTTCCAGCTGTATTCGCCGCAGATCGCTTCGATCGAAGTCAAGCGCCGTGGCGACGTCCGTCGCGCCAAGCTGTACTACCTGCGCGATCGTTCGGGCAAGTCGGCTCGCATCAAGGAAAAGCTGGTCAGCCGTCAGGCTGCCGCGCAATCGGCCCAGGCTGCCGAATCCGCGGCGTCCTGA
- a CDS encoding M48 family metallopeptidase, with the protein MLTLLFVALLLVDISVRLWLSTRQIRHVARHRDRVPPEFADRIGLASHQRAADYTVARVRLGIVERVFDAAVLVGLTLLGGLQAIDMLAGWLTDNDFLHQMLLLVITGLLLGALELPFTLWRQFRLEARFGFNRMTPALFISDAIKGLALTAIIGLPLVAAILWLMGKAGTLWWIWAWGLWVGFSLLTLLLFPMVIAPLFNKFTPLADQDLSKRIGQLVQRCGFAINGLFVMDGSRRSGHGNAYFTGFGKSRRIVFFDTLLARLNGDEIEAVLAHELGHFARRHITRRIAISFAVALGFFALLGWLARQPWFYEQLGVLPRLDGRNDAMALLLFFLVVPVFTFLFTPIASWYSRRDEFQADDYAARQSSAKQLVSALVKLYDDNAATLTPDPVHSAFYDSHPPAAVRIRHLGMAAR; encoded by the coding sequence ATGCTGACTCTGTTGTTCGTTGCGCTGCTGCTGGTCGATATCAGCGTCAGGCTCTGGCTGTCCACGCGGCAGATCCGCCACGTCGCCCGCCACCGGGACCGCGTACCGCCCGAATTCGCCGATCGGATCGGCCTGGCAAGCCACCAGCGCGCCGCCGACTATACGGTCGCCCGCGTTCGGCTCGGCATCGTCGAACGGGTATTCGATGCCGCCGTTCTGGTGGGCCTGACCCTGCTGGGCGGGCTGCAGGCCATCGACATGCTTGCCGGCTGGCTGACCGACAACGATTTCCTGCACCAGATGCTGTTGCTGGTCATCACCGGCCTGCTGCTGGGCGCGTTGGAGTTGCCCTTCACCCTGTGGCGCCAGTTCAGGCTGGAAGCCCGCTTCGGCTTCAACCGGATGACGCCGGCGCTGTTCATCTCCGACGCGATCAAGGGGCTGGCGCTCACCGCCATCATCGGGCTGCCCCTGGTCGCCGCCATCCTGTGGCTGATGGGCAAGGCCGGCACGCTTTGGTGGATCTGGGCCTGGGGCCTGTGGGTCGGCTTCAGCCTGCTGACGCTGCTGCTGTTTCCCATGGTGATCGCCCCACTGTTCAACAAGTTCACGCCGCTGGCCGACCAGGATCTGTCCAAGCGCATCGGCCAACTGGTGCAACGCTGCGGCTTCGCCATCAACGGGCTGTTCGTCATGGACGGATCGCGCCGCTCCGGGCACGGAAATGCCTATTTCACCGGCTTCGGCAAATCGCGGCGCATCGTTTTCTTCGACACGCTGCTGGCGCGCCTGAACGGCGACGAAATCGAAGCCGTGCTGGCCCATGAACTGGGCCATTTCGCCCGCCGCCACATCACCCGGCGCATCGCGATCAGCTTCGCCGTGGCGCTGGGCTTTTTCGCACTGCTGGGATGGCTGGCGCGCCAGCCCTGGTTCTACGAACAGCTGGGCGTGCTGCCGCGCCTGGACGGCCGCAACGATGCCATGGCCTTGCTGCTGTTCTTCCTGGTCGTGCCGGTGTTCACCTTCCTGTTCACGCCTATCGCCAGCTGGTATTCGCGACGTGATGAATTCCAGGCGGACGACTACGCCGCGCGCCAGAGCTCGGCGAAGCAACTGGTGTCGGCGCTGGTCAAGCTGTATGACGACAACGCCGCCACCCTGACGCCGGATCCCGTCCATTCCGCCTTCTATGACAGCCATCCGCCGGCGGCGGTGCGCATCCGGCACCTGGGCATGGCCGCCCGATGA
- a CDS encoding phosphoadenylyl-sulfate reductase codes for MADPAILSRSHPDIAGRWSELLQRLSDIAAHYPDAALASSLAAEDMVLTHAIHTGGVPLEIFTLDTGRLHAETLSMLDVIERRYGRRPTVYRPIGESVDAHVAAHGAFAFYESKELRQACCHIRKVEPLRRALSGRGAWITGQRRAQAATRGSLPQEEQDPVFGLYKFNPLAAWSEDDVWNAIRALDIPYNPLHDRGYPSIGCEPCTRAIRPGEDVRAGRWWWESSDSKECGLHAGNRGGPPEAHVVQFAARRPGGAADGKA; via the coding sequence ATGGCCGATCCCGCGATCCTTTCCCGTTCCCACCCCGACATCGCGGGGCGTTGGTCCGAACTGCTGCAGCGGCTGTCCGATATCGCCGCGCACTATCCGGACGCGGCGCTGGCGTCATCGCTGGCCGCGGAAGACATGGTGCTGACGCATGCCATCCATACGGGCGGCGTACCGCTGGAAATCTTCACGCTGGACACCGGCCGCCTGCACGCCGAAACGCTGTCCATGCTGGACGTCATCGAGCGGCGCTATGGCCGCCGGCCCACCGTCTATCGGCCCATAGGGGAATCCGTGGATGCGCACGTGGCGGCGCACGGCGCCTTCGCCTTCTATGAAAGCAAGGAACTGCGCCAGGCCTGCTGCCATATCCGCAAGGTGGAGCCGCTGCGGCGGGCCCTGTCCGGACGCGGCGCCTGGATCACCGGGCAGCGGCGCGCGCAGGCCGCCACGCGCGGCAGCCTGCCGCAGGAAGAACAGGATCCGGTCTTCGGTCTCTACAAATTCAATCCGCTCGCGGCGTGGAGCGAGGACGATGTCTGGAACGCCATCCGCGCGCTCGACATTCCCTATAACCCGCTGCACGACCGGGGCTATCCCTCCATCGGCTGCGAACCCTGTACGAGGGCTATCCGGCCGGGCGAGGACGTACGCGCCGGGCGCTGGTGGTGGGAGTCGTCCGACAGCAAGGAGTGCGGGCTGCACGCGGGCAATCGCGGCGGTCCGCCGGAGGCACACGTCGTCCAGTTCGCCGCCCGCCGTCCCGGCGGGGCCGCCGACGGCAAGGCTTGA
- a CDS encoding PA0069 family radical SAM protein, translating into MARTDHSVFAGSGSPAAAPAALRGRGAVTNVRHRFQRDDRSTADPADEPALADGATPVRPILPIRPLPPADTPSGIATTVAVEQARKLISRNDSPDVPFDRAINTYRGCEHGCVYCYARPTHAYLGYSPGLDFETRLVAKANAVDALRAELARPGYRVEPVNVGSATDVYQPIERSWRLTRGVLELLLETGHPLTIVTKNALIERDLDLLQAMARRNLVAVYISVTSLDADISRTLEPRASAPWRRLEAVRKLADAGVPVGVLAAPVIPFVTDEFLERIVQEAARAGAYYASYTVVRLPWEVKPVFEEWLQAHFPDRAERVLHRIEDMREGKRNDPRFGTRMKGTGIWADLLRQRFDMAVRKAGLNRQRLQLDTKQFVPPAPFVSGPGAVRGPAPVRQLGLFD; encoded by the coding sequence ATGGCACGTACCGATCATTCCGTTTTTGCCGGTTCTGGGTCCCCGGCTGCCGCCCCCGCCGCCTTGCGCGGTCGGGGTGCGGTTACTAATGTTCGGCACCGCTTCCAGCGCGACGACCGCAGTACCGCCGATCCGGCGGACGAACCGGCGCTGGCAGACGGGGCCACCCCCGTCCGGCCCATCCTTCCCATACGTCCCCTCCCGCCGGCCGACACCCCCAGCGGCATTGCCACCACCGTGGCGGTGGAGCAGGCCCGCAAGCTGATTTCCCGCAACGATTCGCCCGACGTGCCCTTCGACCGGGCAATCAATACGTACCGGGGTTGCGAACACGGCTGCGTCTATTGCTACGCGCGTCCTACCCACGCCTACCTGGGATATTCGCCCGGGCTGGACTTCGAAACCCGGCTGGTGGCCAAGGCCAATGCGGTGGATGCCCTGCGGGCCGAGCTTGCCCGCCCCGGCTATCGCGTCGAGCCGGTCAACGTAGGGTCGGCGACCGACGTCTATCAGCCCATTGAACGCTCGTGGCGGCTGACGCGCGGGGTGCTGGAACTGCTGCTGGAAACCGGCCATCCGCTGACGATCGTCACCAAGAACGCGCTGATCGAGCGCGACCTGGATCTGCTGCAGGCCATGGCGCGTCGCAACCTGGTGGCCGTGTATATCAGCGTGACCTCCCTGGACGCCGATATTTCCCGCACGTTGGAACCACGCGCCTCGGCGCCCTGGCGGCGGCTGGAAGCCGTGCGCAAGCTGGCCGACGCCGGCGTGCCCGTCGGCGTATTGGCGGCCCCGGTGATTCCCTTTGTCACCGACGAATTCCTGGAGCGCATCGTGCAGGAAGCCGCCCGCGCCGGCGCGTACTACGCCAGCTACACCGTCGTGCGGCTGCCCTGGGAGGTCAAGCCCGTATTCGAAGAATGGCTGCAGGCGCATTTTCCCGATCGCGCCGAGCGCGTCCTGCACCGCATCGAAGACATGCGGGAAGGCAAGCGCAACGATCCCCGCTTCGGCACACGCATGAAAGGCACCGGTATCTGGGCCGACCTGCTGCGCCAGCGATTCGATATGGCGGTGCGCAAGGCCGGGTTGAACCGGCAGCGCCTGCAACTGGATACCAAGCAATTCGTCCCTCCGGCCCCATTCGTTTCCGGGCCGGGGGCTGTCCGTGGACCTGCGCCGGTCAGGCAGCTGGGTCTATTCGATTAA
- a CDS encoding CoA pyrophosphatase, with protein MPDQPASPRPRRPIVRPAFDAAVQPWVAANEGLRAVPPQALAVDELRRVLQHPRGLPAQLPLNGDTRYPGREGAPVLAAVLIPLVMREPGVTVMLTQRTAHLHDHAGQISFPGGRIEETDASPIAAALREAQEETGLAPDWVDVLGTMPPYLTATGFSITPAVALVRPGFELVPDPFEVAEIFEVPLSFITDPANHRLHSVELPDGRVRRYYSMPWGKYFIWGATAAMLRNLYHVLCDPNARDTAPE; from the coding sequence ATGCCCGACCAGCCCGCCTCGCCACGTCCGCGTCGTCCCATCGTCAGGCCCGCCTTCGATGCGGCGGTGCAACCGTGGGTCGCGGCCAACGAAGGCTTGCGGGCCGTGCCGCCGCAGGCCTTGGCGGTGGATGAGCTGCGCCGGGTGCTGCAGCATCCGCGCGGGCTGCCGGCGCAACTGCCTTTGAATGGCGATACGCGGTATCCCGGCCGGGAAGGCGCGCCCGTACTGGCGGCCGTGCTGATCCCCCTGGTCATGCGCGAACCGGGCGTGACGGTCATGCTGACACAGCGCACCGCGCATTTGCACGACCATGCGGGGCAGATCAGCTTTCCCGGCGGGCGCATCGAAGAAACCGACGCCAGCCCCATCGCGGCCGCCTTGCGCGAAGCCCAGGAAGAAACGGGCCTGGCGCCGGATTGGGTGGATGTCCTGGGCACCATGCCGCCCTACCTGACGGCAACGGGTTTCTCCATCACACCCGCCGTGGCCCTGGTCCGCCCGGGTTTCGAACTGGTACCGGACCCTTTCGAAGTCGCGGAGATTTTCGAAGTCCCGCTGTCTTTCATCACAGATCCGGCGAATCATCGGCTGCACAGCGTGGAGCTGCCGGACGGGCGCGTGCGCCGGTATTACTCCATGCCCTGGGGCAAGTACTTCATCTGGGGCGCGACGGCCGCCATGCTGCGCAACCTGTACCACGTCCTGTGCGATCCGAACGCGCGGGATACCGCGCCGGAATAA
- the cysW gene encoding sulfate ABC transporter permease subunit CysW: MTARRADATATHRASRRGRGGRSVLIVAAVAFLALFLLLPLCAVFAEALRKGLGAYAAALVEPDTVSAILLTLLTAAISVPLNMAFGVVAAWAIAKHEFRGKSMLVTLIDLPFSVSPVVAGLSYMLVVGAQGWIGPWLMAHDLKIAFAVPGIVLVTTFVTLPLVARELIPLMEAQGSEEEEAAIVLGARGWQAFWRVTLPNVRWGLLYGVILCNARAMGEFGAVSVISGHIRGLTNTIPLQVEILYNEYQIQAGFAVASLLAILALVTLAIKTVVQWRHTHALARQDEGDASPALEALAASHRDARVRRAAGA, encoded by the coding sequence ATGACGGCGCGGCGAGCGGATGCCACCGCCACGCATCGGGCGAGCCGTCGTGGCCGGGGCGGCCGAAGCGTGCTGATCGTCGCGGCGGTCGCGTTCCTGGCGCTGTTTCTGCTGTTGCCCTTGTGCGCCGTATTCGCCGAGGCGCTACGCAAGGGCCTGGGCGCCTACGCGGCCGCCCTGGTGGAGCCGGATACGGTATCTGCCATCCTGCTGACGCTGTTGACGGCGGCCATCAGCGTGCCGCTGAACATGGCTTTCGGCGTCGTCGCGGCGTGGGCGATCGCCAAGCATGAGTTCCGCGGCAAGTCGATGCTGGTCACCCTGATAGACCTGCCGTTCTCCGTGTCGCCGGTGGTGGCGGGCCTGTCCTACATGCTAGTGGTGGGCGCGCAGGGCTGGATAGGGCCATGGCTGATGGCGCACGACCTGAAGATCGCCTTCGCCGTGCCCGGTATCGTGCTGGTCACCACCTTCGTCACGCTGCCGCTGGTGGCGCGCGAACTGATTCCGCTCATGGAAGCCCAGGGTAGCGAGGAAGAAGAAGCCGCCATCGTGCTGGGCGCGCGCGGCTGGCAGGCGTTCTGGCGTGTCACGCTGCCGAACGTCCGCTGGGGCCTGCTATACGGCGTGATCCTGTGCAATGCACGCGCCATGGGTGAGTTCGGCGCGGTGTCCGTCATATCGGGGCATATCCGCGGCCTGACCAACACCATCCCCTTGCAGGTGGAGATCCTCTACAACGAATACCAGATCCAGGCCGGATTCGCCGTCGCGTCGCTGCTGGCCATACTGGCCTTGGTCACGCTGGCCATCAAAACCGTGGTGCAATGGCGGCACACGCATGCCCTGGCGCGCCAGGACGAGGGCGACGCATCGCCCGCCCTGGAGGCGCTGGCCGCGTCCCATCGCGACGCGCGCGTACGACGCGCCGCTGGTGCCTGA
- a CDS encoding sulfate adenylyltransferase subunit 1: protein MNAVNDSFLPAGETAVIRLITAGSVDDGKSTLIGRLLYDSKSVFADQLDAIARAKYKRVAGDGIDFALLTDGLEAEREQGITIDVAYRYFATPRRKFIVADAPGHEQYTRNMVTGASTADVAIILIDATRAADGRLLPQTKRHSTIARLLGIRHIVVAVNKMDLVAWDRAVFDRIRDAYADLAARIGIPDFQALPLSALNGDNVVTPSAHTPWYEGPPLLSLLESLDPAVEAADAPLRYPVQWVVRHDGSSAQDFRGYAGRVASGTLRAGDEILVQPSGVGARVVGIRAHDRELASASAGDSVIVVLDRDVDVSRGDVLSHAGAAVRTGKEFDAEVCWLDTQPLNTARRYLLKQGTRLTTAKVREVATRRDIHELREIDGDVGTLAMNDIGKVRIVTRDPLTLDRYDDIAATGAFILIDESTHQTAAAGMLR, encoded by the coding sequence ATGAACGCAGTCAACGATTCTTTCCTTCCCGCCGGCGAGACGGCGGTCATACGCCTGATCACGGCCGGTTCCGTGGACGACGGCAAGTCCACGCTGATCGGACGCCTGCTGTACGACAGCAAAAGCGTCTTCGCCGACCAGCTCGACGCCATCGCGCGGGCCAAGTACAAGCGCGTGGCCGGCGACGGCATCGATTTCGCCTTGTTGACGGATGGGCTGGAGGCCGAGCGCGAGCAGGGCATCACCATCGACGTCGCCTACCGCTATTTCGCCACGCCGCGCCGCAAGTTCATCGTCGCCGACGCGCCGGGACATGAGCAGTACACCCGCAATATGGTGACCGGCGCGTCGACGGCAGACGTGGCCATCATCCTCATCGACGCCACGCGCGCCGCCGACGGCAGGCTGCTGCCGCAGACCAAGCGGCACAGTACGATCGCGCGCCTGCTGGGCATACGCCACATCGTCGTGGCGGTGAACAAAATGGATCTGGTGGCCTGGGACCGCGCGGTATTCGACCGCATCCGCGACGCCTACGCGGACCTGGCGGCGCGCATCGGCATCCCCGACTTCCAGGCGTTGCCCTTGTCCGCGCTGAACGGCGACAACGTCGTGACGCCGTCCGCGCACACGCCGTGGTACGAAGGGCCACCCCTGCTGTCCCTGCTGGAGTCGCTGGACCCCGCCGTCGAAGCGGCCGACGCGCCTTTGCGCTATCCGGTGCAATGGGTGGTTCGCCATGACGGCAGCAGCGCGCAGGACTTCCGCGGCTATGCCGGGCGCGTCGCCAGCGGTACCCTGCGCGCGGGCGACGAGATCCTGGTGCAGCCTTCCGGGGTCGGCGCGCGCGTGGTGGGGATACGCGCGCACGATCGGGAACTGGCCAGCGCGAGCGCCGGCGATTCGGTAATCGTGGTGCTGGACCGCGACGTCGACGTGTCGCGGGGCGATGTGTTGTCGCATGCGGGCGCGGCGGTGCGCACCGGCAAGGAGTTCGATGCGGAAGTGTGCTGGCTCGATACGCAGCCGCTGAATACGGCACGCCGCTATCTGCTCAAGCAAGGCACGCGCTTGACCACGGCGAAGGTGCGCGAAGTCGCGACGCGCCGCGATATCCATGAACTGCGCGAGATCGATGGCGACGTCGGGACGTTGGCGATGAACGATATCGGCAAGGTCCGCATCGTGACGCGCGATCCGCTGACGCTCGATCGATATGACGACATCGCGGCCACCGGCGCCTTCATTCTGATCGACGAGTCCACGCATCAGACCGCCGCCGCGGGCATGTTGCGTTGA